The following proteins come from a genomic window of Nocardiopsis sp. YSL2:
- a CDS encoding phosphotransferase family protein codes for MSEDLPGLDLERLRAHLERAVPGLVSGPLTGEVMAGGKSNLTYTVTDGTGRWVVRRPPLGHVLATAHDMPREYRVMTALRDTAVPVPRTYTLCEDTEVLGAPFYVMEHVAGTPFRTSAEIAPMGPAGVRSVAEELVSTLGALHAVVPEEVGLGDFGRPAGFLERQVRRWGKQLDASRSRDIPGIDDLHERLAATVPEQSAPGIVHGDYRLDNVLVTPDGKLSAVLDWEMATLGDPLVDLGLMLVYRDQPTNVGGASAPATSAEGFPTSAELVDLYAAATRRDVSRLGWYVAFGCFKLAVIAEGIHLRHSKGLTVGAGFDRIGDMVAPLVRRAHATLKED; via the coding sequence ATGAGCGAGGACCTGCCCGGCCTGGACCTGGAACGGCTGCGCGCCCACCTGGAACGGGCCGTCCCGGGCCTGGTGTCGGGGCCGCTGACGGGCGAGGTGATGGCGGGCGGCAAGTCCAACCTCACCTACACCGTCACCGACGGGACCGGGCGGTGGGTGGTGCGCCGCCCGCCGCTGGGCCACGTCCTGGCGACCGCGCACGACATGCCGCGCGAGTACCGCGTGATGACCGCGCTGCGCGACACCGCCGTCCCCGTGCCGCGGACCTACACCCTGTGCGAGGACACCGAGGTGCTCGGCGCGCCCTTCTACGTGATGGAGCACGTGGCGGGCACCCCCTTCCGCACGAGCGCGGAGATCGCGCCGATGGGCCCCGCCGGCGTCCGGTCGGTGGCCGAGGAGCTGGTCTCCACCCTGGGCGCCCTGCACGCAGTGGTGCCGGAGGAGGTCGGACTGGGCGACTTCGGCCGCCCCGCGGGCTTCCTCGAACGCCAGGTGCGGCGGTGGGGCAAGCAGTTGGATGCCTCGCGCAGCCGTGACATCCCGGGGATCGACGACCTGCACGAGCGGCTCGCGGCCACGGTGCCGGAGCAGTCGGCCCCCGGCATCGTGCACGGCGACTACCGGCTGGACAACGTGCTGGTGACCCCGGACGGGAAGCTGAGCGCGGTCCTGGACTGGGAGATGGCCACGCTGGGCGACCCCCTGGTCGACCTCGGCCTGATGCTGGTCTACCGCGACCAGCCCACGAACGTCGGCGGGGCCTCGGCGCCCGCCACATCGGCGGAGGGTTTCCCCACCTCCGCCGAACTGGTGGACCTCTACGCCGCCGCGACGCGGCGCGACGTGTCCCGGCTCGGCTGGTACGTGGCCTTCGGCTGCTTCAAGCTGGCCGTGATCGCCGAGGGCATCCACCTGCGCCACAGCAAGGGGCTGACGGTCGGGGCCGGTTTCGACCGCATCGGCGACATGGTCGCCCCCTTGGTCCGACGCGCCCACGCCACTCTCAAGGAGGACTGA
- a CDS encoding acyl-CoA dehydrogenase family protein — MDFAFDKETEELREKLLGFMDDHVYPAEPVLEEQRAELADPWATAPIVFELQAKARELGLWNLFLAGHPEHGGIPNLRYAPLAEITGRSPRLGPIALNCAAPDTGNMEVLTMFGTPEQKKRWLDPLLDASIRSAFAMTEPAVASSDATNIGTTITRDGDSYVVNGSKWFITGALNPACEILIVMGKTDPDAERHRQQSMVLVPRDTPGVRVERGMTVYGYDDGDHGGHAEVVFEDVRVPAENLIGGEGEGFAIAQARLGPGRIHHCMRAIGMAERALELTCRRVLDRVAFGRPLADQGVVREWIAEARVRIEQVRLLVLKTAYLMDTVGNKGAHTEIQAIKIATPRTVEWILDKAIQAHGAAGVSQDVPLAAWSAAVRTLRLADGPDEVHLRSLARAELRKYA, encoded by the coding sequence ATGGACTTCGCCTTCGACAAGGAGACCGAGGAGCTGCGCGAGAAGCTCCTCGGTTTCATGGACGACCACGTCTACCCGGCCGAACCGGTCCTGGAGGAGCAGCGGGCCGAACTCGCCGACCCCTGGGCCACGGCGCCGATCGTCTTCGAACTGCAGGCCAAGGCGCGCGAGCTGGGCCTGTGGAACCTGTTCCTGGCCGGCCACCCCGAGCACGGGGGCATCCCCAACCTCCGCTACGCCCCCCTGGCCGAGATCACCGGGCGCAGCCCGCGCCTGGGCCCGATCGCGCTCAACTGCGCCGCGCCCGACACCGGGAACATGGAGGTGCTGACGATGTTCGGCACCCCCGAGCAGAAGAAGCGCTGGCTGGACCCGCTGCTGGACGCGAGCATCCGCTCGGCGTTCGCGATGACCGAGCCGGCGGTGGCCTCCTCCGACGCCACCAACATCGGCACCACCATCACCCGCGACGGCGACTCCTACGTCGTCAACGGGAGCAAGTGGTTCATCACCGGCGCGCTCAACCCCGCGTGCGAGATCCTCATCGTCATGGGCAAGACCGACCCGGACGCCGAACGCCACCGGCAGCAGAGCATGGTGCTGGTCCCGCGCGACACCCCCGGTGTGCGGGTCGAGCGCGGCATGACCGTGTACGGCTACGACGACGGCGACCACGGCGGGCACGCCGAGGTCGTGTTCGAGGACGTGCGGGTGCCGGCGGAGAACCTCATCGGCGGCGAGGGCGAGGGCTTCGCGATCGCCCAGGCGCGGCTGGGGCCGGGGCGCATCCACCACTGCATGCGCGCGATCGGGATGGCCGAGCGGGCCCTGGAGCTCACGTGCCGCAGGGTCCTGGACCGGGTGGCCTTCGGCCGTCCGCTGGCCGACCAGGGCGTGGTCCGCGAGTGGATCGCCGAGGCGCGCGTGCGCATCGAGCAGGTGCGCCTGCTGGTCCTCAAGACGGCCTATCTGATGGACACGGTGGGCAACAAGGGGGCGCACACCGAGATCCAGGCGATCAAGATCGCCACCCCGCGGACCGTGGAGTGGATCCTGGACAAGGCGATCCAGGCGCACGGGGCGGCCGGGGTGAGCCAGGACGTGCCGCTGGCCGCCTGGAGCGCGGCCGTGCGGACGCTGCGGCTGGCGGACGGGCCCGACGAGGTGCACCTGCGCTCGCTGGCCCGCGCCGAGCTGCGCAAGTACGCCTGA
- a CDS encoding TetR/AcrR family transcriptional regulator has translation MARGQRTAGNGGDGGSVPERLLGAATRLFAERGFESTSVQEIVVAAGVTKGAMYHYFGSKDDLLYEVYARVLRMQTEHLLQIAGRDEPVADRVRAAAADVIVTSLANLDDTVIFFRSMHQLGEAKQKTVRAERRRYHEHFRDLVQQGQSEGVFRDDVPADLVVDYFFGSVHHLGTWYRKDGPLSGEDVARHFSDLLMTSLRPRA, from the coding sequence ATGGCGCGAGGACAGAGAACGGCGGGCAACGGGGGCGACGGGGGATCGGTTCCCGAACGCCTGCTCGGAGCGGCCACCCGGCTGTTCGCCGAGCGCGGCTTCGAGAGCACGTCGGTCCAGGAGATCGTGGTCGCGGCCGGGGTGACCAAGGGTGCGATGTACCACTACTTCGGCTCCAAGGACGACCTGCTCTACGAGGTCTACGCCCGGGTCCTGCGCATGCAGACCGAACACCTGCTGCAGATCGCCGGCCGCGACGAGCCCGTCGCCGATCGCGTGCGGGCCGCGGCCGCCGACGTCATCGTCACCAGCCTCGCCAACCTGGACGACACCGTCATCTTCTTCCGCTCCATGCACCAGTTGGGCGAGGCCAAGCAGAAGACGGTGCGCGCCGAGCGGCGCCGGTACCACGAGCACTTCCGCGACCTCGTCCAGCAGGGCCAGAGCGAGGGCGTCTTCCGTGACGACGTGCCCGCCGACCTGGTCGTGGACTACTTCTTCGGGTCGGTGCACCACCTGGGCACCTGGTACCGCAAGGACGGCCCGCTCTCGGGGGAGGACGTCGCCCGCCACTTCTCCGACCTGCTCATGACGAGCCTGCGCCCCCGAGCCTGA
- a CDS encoding HD domain-containing protein: protein MTLDEATALAERAHEGQRDKAGRPYVEHVLAVRDRLAGHGELAQMAGVLHDVLEDTPLTAEDLRVRGCPAAVVIAVEAVTRRSGESYDDLVRRAAADPLGRLVKLADNAHNAEEERLAVLPHYQAARLRAKYARARATLLAAGGRSSDILPPP from the coding sequence ATGACACTGGACGAGGCCACCGCGCTGGCCGAGCGTGCGCACGAGGGGCAGAGGGACAAAGCGGGCCGCCCCTACGTCGAACACGTCCTGGCCGTGCGCGACCGGTTGGCCGGACACGGCGAGCTCGCCCAGATGGCCGGGGTCCTGCACGACGTCCTGGAGGACACTCCGCTCACGGCCGAGGACCTGCGGGTGCGCGGCTGCCCTGCCGCGGTGGTCATCGCGGTGGAGGCGGTCACCCGCCGCTCGGGGGAGTCCTACGACGACCTGGTCCGCCGGGCCGCCGCCGACCCCCTGGGCCGGCTCGTCAAGCTCGCCGACAACGCGCACAACGCCGAGGAGGAACGCTTGGCGGTCCTGCCCCACTACCAGGCCGCGCGGCTGCGGGCCAAGTACGCCCGTGCACGCGCGACCCTGCTGGCAGCCGGCGGCCGGAGTTCGGACATCCTTCCGCCCCCATGA
- a CDS encoding YafY family protein has product MLETSARLLELLSLLQLKRDWTSSELAGRLGVSTRTVRADIGRLRSLGYPVDARPGVAGGYRLAAGTAMPPLLLDDDEAVAVAVGLGAVATRRLGVEETSLTALAKLEQVLPSRLRRRVEAVREATSVVPGAEPPLDLSVLGAVAAAIRGHERLRFGYTKPGGGEGARHTEPQRLVGWGPLWYLLAWDLDRDDWRVFRVDRMVPHPATGVRFRPRVVPGGDAVEYVVARVSKGAWTYRARVLVRAPAAKVAAKIPIPVDIEVVDESTCRVELGSDAPDRLALWLTQLDVDVEVIDGDELAAAFDRLATRLRRAAGGASTT; this is encoded by the coding sequence ATGTTGGAGACCTCGGCCCGCCTGCTCGAACTGCTGTCATTGCTCCAGCTCAAGCGCGACTGGACGAGTTCCGAGCTCGCCGGCCGGCTCGGCGTGAGCACCAGGACCGTGCGCGCCGACATCGGCAGGCTGCGGTCGCTCGGCTATCCCGTGGACGCGCGCCCCGGCGTCGCGGGCGGGTACCGGCTGGCCGCCGGGACGGCCATGCCCCCACTGCTGCTCGACGACGACGAGGCCGTCGCCGTGGCGGTCGGACTGGGTGCGGTCGCCACCCGGAGGCTCGGCGTCGAGGAGACATCGCTCACCGCGCTCGCGAAGTTGGAGCAGGTGCTGCCCTCGCGCCTGCGGCGGCGCGTCGAGGCGGTACGCGAGGCGACGAGCGTCGTTCCAGGGGCCGAACCGCCGCTCGATCTCTCGGTGCTCGGCGCGGTCGCCGCCGCGATCCGCGGCCACGAACGGCTCCGGTTCGGATACACGAAGCCCGGAGGCGGCGAAGGGGCCCGCCACACCGAACCGCAACGGCTGGTGGGCTGGGGGCCGCTCTGGTACCTGCTCGCGTGGGATCTCGACCGTGATGACTGGCGGGTCTTCCGTGTCGACCGCATGGTCCCGCACCCGGCGACGGGTGTGCGGTTCCGGCCGCGCGTGGTCCCGGGGGGCGATGCCGTCGAGTACGTCGTCGCACGCGTCAGCAAGGGGGCCTGGACGTACCGCGCCCGCGTCCTCGTCCGTGCTCCCGCCGCCAAGGTCGCCGCGAAGATCCCCATCCCGGTCGATATCGAGGTGGTCGACGAGTCCACGTGCCGTGTCGAGCTGGGTTCCGACGCCCCGGACCGGCTCGCGCTGTGGTTGACACAGCTCGACGTCGACGTCGAGGTGATCGACGGAGACGAGCTCGCGGCGGCGTTCGACCGCCTCGCGACGAGGCTGCGCCGCGCGGCGGGCGGCGCGTCCACGACGTGA
- a CDS encoding epoxide hydrolase family protein, with amino-acid sequence MNENKALTPFRVDIPQTDIDDLRDRLAHTRWPTPVPGRDDRTDFSRGIPLVYLKELAEYWRDGFDWRAQEEKLNEYEQCTTVVDGQTFHVVHARSTNPETVPLMLNHGWPGSFVEYQRLIPLLTDEFHVVVPSLPGFGFSTPLSGTGWELARTTDAYAEIMTRLGYERFAAHGTDIGSGTTGRLAAIHPERVIGTHIGSDRRLLGLLGDKFPYPDGLSDDENAQIEAVRAEYEAERGYLLMQDHRPDTIGAALADSPVGQLAWIAEKFRTGTDGAYRTPDESVDRDQLLTNVSLYWFTRSGASSAQFYYESEHSGIGLVMASDVPSGWAVFDTHPLMRRAMDPWKAIGHWSEFTEGGHFPAMEEAELLANDIRAFFHGIW; translated from the coding sequence ATGAACGAGAACAAGGCACTCACACCCTTCCGCGTCGACATCCCGCAGACCGACATCGACGACCTGCGCGACCGGCTGGCGCACACGCGCTGGCCGACCCCCGTGCCGGGCCGGGACGACCGCACCGACTTCAGCCGCGGCATCCCGCTGGTGTATCTGAAGGAGCTCGCCGAGTACTGGCGCGACGGCTTCGACTGGCGTGCGCAGGAGGAGAAGCTCAACGAGTACGAACAGTGCACGACGGTCGTCGACGGCCAGACCTTCCACGTCGTCCACGCGCGGTCGACGAACCCGGAGACCGTCCCGCTGATGCTGAACCACGGCTGGCCGGGCTCGTTCGTCGAGTACCAGCGGCTCATCCCGCTGCTGACCGACGAGTTCCACGTGGTCGTCCCGTCGCTGCCCGGCTTCGGGTTCTCGACCCCGCTGTCGGGGACCGGCTGGGAGCTGGCGCGGACGACGGATGCCTACGCCGAGATCATGACGCGTCTGGGCTATGAGAGGTTCGCGGCCCACGGCACCGACATCGGTTCGGGCACCACCGGCCGCCTCGCCGCGATCCACCCCGAGCGCGTCATCGGCACGCACATCGGCAGCGACCGCCGCTTGCTCGGGTTGCTCGGCGACAAGTTCCCCTACCCCGACGGTCTGTCCGATGACGAGAACGCACAGATCGAGGCCGTGCGCGCCGAGTACGAGGCCGAGCGCGGGTATCTCCTGATGCAGGACCACCGTCCCGACACGATCGGCGCGGCGCTCGCCGACTCGCCGGTCGGTCAGCTCGCGTGGATCGCCGAGAAGTTCAGGACCGGGACCGACGGCGCCTACCGGACGCCGGACGAGTCAGTCGACCGCGACCAGCTCCTCACGAACGTCAGCCTGTACTGGTTCACCCGTAGCGGCGCGTCGAGCGCACAGTTCTACTACGAGTCCGAGCACTCCGGGATCGGCTTGGTCATGGCCTCCGACGTGCCGTCCGGATGGGCCGTGTTCGACACCCACCCGCTCATGCGCCGCGCGATGGACCCGTGGAAGGCGATCGGCCACTGGAGCGAGTTCACCGAGGGCGGCCACTTCCCCGCGATGGAGGAGGCGGAGCTGCTCGCGAACGACATCCGCGCCTTCTTCCACGGCATCTGGTGA
- a CDS encoding GbsR/MarR family transcriptional regulator, translated as MSETSQPETPQSDQEFRADFIRRFSEFWQSQGRPRAEGRIVGFLLVADREAVSAEEAAEGAGVSRGSVSESVRRLRDLGFVTLVEAPDRRSRLITMDEDVWGGFLRNERGYLRDQRDLARSALERLPDLGASARTRLRNMHDYMAWLDDYHDTLLAHWEEYKARRG; from the coding sequence ATGTCGGAGACCTCGCAGCCGGAGACCCCGCAGTCGGATCAGGAGTTCCGGGCCGACTTCATCCGCCGCTTCTCCGAGTTCTGGCAGTCCCAGGGCCGCCCCCGGGCCGAGGGCCGCATCGTGGGCTTCCTCCTGGTCGCCGACCGGGAGGCGGTCAGCGCCGAGGAGGCCGCCGAGGGCGCGGGGGTCAGCCGGGGTTCGGTCTCGGAGTCCGTGCGCCGACTGCGGGACCTGGGATTCGTGACCCTGGTGGAGGCGCCCGACCGCCGCTCCCGGCTGATCACCATGGACGAGGACGTGTGGGGCGGCTTCCTGCGCAACGAGCGCGGGTACCTGCGCGACCAGCGCGACCTGGCCCGGTCGGCGCTGGAGCGCCTACCGGACCTGGGCGCGTCCGCCCGCACCCGGCTGCGCAACATGCACGACTACATGGCCTGGCTCGACGACTACCATGACACGCTCCTCGCCCACTGGGAGGAGTACAAGGCGCGACGCGGCTGA
- a CDS encoding ABC transporter ATP-binding protein, whose translation MSEGPVLAAEGLTLGYGGEPVVRDLDLAVADGEFTVIVGPNGCGKSTLLKALGRVTAPTAGRVLLHGADIRAQRAKAVARGLALLPQSPIAPEGITVRALAARGRFPHRTLLRQWSPEDEEAISRALELTGLAALADVQVGALSGGQRQRAWVAMVLAQDTGVLLLDEPTTFLDIAHQYDLLELFGALHRGGRTVVAVLHDLAQAARFATRLVMMSGGRVVADGPPGTVVTAELVEEVFGLPCDVVPDPRTRTPLVIPHERT comes from the coding sequence GTGAGTGAGGGACCGGTCCTGGCCGCGGAGGGCCTCACACTCGGGTACGGAGGCGAGCCGGTCGTGCGCGACCTGGACCTGGCGGTGGCCGACGGCGAGTTCACGGTCATCGTCGGCCCCAACGGCTGCGGCAAGTCCACCCTGCTCAAGGCGCTCGGGCGGGTCACGGCGCCGACGGCGGGCCGGGTGCTGCTGCACGGCGCCGACATCCGCGCCCAACGCGCGAAGGCGGTCGCGCGCGGGCTCGCGCTGCTGCCGCAGAGCCCGATCGCCCCCGAGGGCATCACGGTGCGCGCGCTGGCGGCCCGCGGCCGCTTCCCGCACCGCACCCTGCTGCGGCAGTGGAGCCCCGAGGACGAGGAGGCGATCAGCCGGGCCCTGGAGCTCACCGGGCTGGCCGCGCTGGCGGACGTGCAGGTGGGCGCGCTCTCGGGCGGGCAGCGCCAGCGGGCGTGGGTGGCGATGGTCCTGGCCCAGGACACCGGTGTCCTGCTGCTCGACGAGCCCACCACCTTCCTGGACATCGCCCACCAGTACGACCTGCTGGAGCTCTTCGGCGCCCTGCACCGGGGCGGGCGGACCGTCGTCGCGGTCCTGCACGACCTGGCGCAGGCCGCCCGGTTCGCGACCCGGCTGGTGATGATGAGCGGCGGCCGCGTGGTCGCCGACGGTCCGCCCGGCACCGTGGTCACGGCGGAGCTGGTGGAGGAGGTGTTCGGGCTGCCCTGTGACGTCGTGCCCGACCCGCGCACGAGGACGCCGCTGGTCATCCCGCACGAGCGGACCTGA
- a CDS encoding iron chelate uptake ABC transporter family permease subunit — protein sequence MLRLGRTVALPVHPRSLLVTAVLLVLLVAAAAATLSLGRLGIPLTRLPVVAAGAGEATETFVLDRLRGPRLTVAAGTGAALGLAGALFQSVTRNPLGSPDVIGLGAGAGAGAAVAALALPGIVPVPLGALGGAALAMVIVATATGTGLRHPGRLIVAGIGVAAMAHAVSEYVVAVMARDQASVLHAYLYGSLGARSWEHTAVVWGVLALAVPLVVVIAGAVAVNEMGDELADALGGRARSTRTVAISLSVVLTAAAVSVAGPIAFVALTAPQIARRTTGAPGPNLAVAAVVGALLLVLADLAVQQSPIGDGLPVGLFTMALGGVYLGYLLIREWRRGNL from the coding sequence GTGCTGCGGCTGGGCCGCACGGTGGCGCTGCCCGTCCATCCGCGCTCCCTGCTGGTCACCGCGGTCCTGCTCGTGCTCCTGGTCGCCGCGGCGGCCGCCACGCTGAGCCTGGGCCGCCTGGGCATCCCGCTGACCCGGCTGCCCGTCGTGGCCGCGGGGGCCGGCGAGGCCACCGAGACCTTCGTCCTGGACCGGCTGCGCGGTCCACGCCTGACCGTGGCCGCCGGGACCGGCGCGGCCCTCGGCCTGGCCGGGGCGCTCTTCCAGTCCGTCACCCGCAACCCGCTGGGCAGTCCCGACGTGATCGGCCTGGGCGCCGGTGCCGGGGCGGGCGCGGCCGTCGCCGCGCTGGCGCTGCCCGGCATCGTGCCCGTACCCCTGGGCGCTCTGGGCGGGGCGGCTCTGGCGATGGTCATCGTGGCCACCGCCACCGGTACGGGACTGCGCCACCCCGGACGACTGATCGTCGCCGGGATCGGCGTCGCGGCGATGGCGCACGCGGTCAGTGAGTACGTGGTCGCGGTGATGGCACGTGACCAGGCCAGCGTCCTGCACGCCTACCTGTACGGGAGCCTGGGGGCCCGCTCGTGGGAGCACACCGCGGTCGTCTGGGGCGTGTTGGCCCTGGCGGTGCCGCTGGTCGTGGTGATCGCCGGCGCGGTCGCGGTGAACGAGATGGGCGACGAGCTCGCCGACGCCCTGGGCGGTCGCGCCAGGTCCACCCGCACGGTCGCGATCAGCCTGTCGGTGGTGCTCACGGCCGCTGCGGTCAGTGTCGCCGGACCGATCGCGTTCGTCGCCCTGACCGCGCCGCAGATCGCCCGCAGGACGACCGGCGCGCCCGGACCCAACCTGGCGGTGGCGGCCGTGGTCGGTGCCCTGCTGCTGGTCCTGGCCGACCTGGCCGTCCAGCAGTCACCGATCGGGGACGGGCTGCCGGTGGGTCTGTTCACCATGGCCCTCGGCGGCGTCTACCTCGGCTACCTGCTGATCAGGGAATGGCGAAGGGGAAACCTGTGA
- a CDS encoding iron ABC transporter permease gives MIGAGAAALAGAVLLSLVLGSRPTTPLEVWRVLTGDTGGFTATVVESRYPRTVLGIVAGAALALSGTLMQGVTRNPLADPGLLGVNAGAAAAVVTATAVLGPTSVSATVWWALPGAVLAGLAAHAVGSRGGDGGMVRLVLAGAVVSAVLTAYVQALGLTFPEVFDGYRHWVVGSLGGRDFDVVVSVLPVVVVGAALGLAVSGGLNALALGEEAAVATGANPAWVRSGGLIAATVLAAAATAAAGPIAFVGLAVPHVVRALVGVDFRVQVPFALLAGPTLLLAADVVARTIVRPTELMVGVVTAFVGAPVLLYAVRRMRETT, from the coding sequence ATGATCGGCGCGGGTGCGGCGGCGCTGGCCGGGGCGGTCCTCCTCAGCCTCGTCCTGGGCAGCAGACCCACCACGCCCCTGGAGGTGTGGCGGGTCCTGACCGGCGACACCGGCGGCTTCACCGCCACAGTGGTGGAGAGCCGCTACCCCCGCACCGTCCTGGGCATCGTCGCCGGGGCGGCCCTGGCGCTGTCCGGCACCCTCATGCAGGGCGTGACCCGCAACCCCCTCGCCGATCCCGGGCTCCTGGGCGTCAACGCCGGCGCCGCCGCCGCGGTGGTGACCGCCACCGCCGTGCTCGGCCCCACCTCGGTCTCGGCGACCGTGTGGTGGGCGCTGCCCGGCGCGGTCCTGGCCGGACTGGCCGCCCACGCCGTGGGCAGCCGGGGCGGCGACGGCGGCATGGTCCGGCTGGTCCTGGCCGGAGCGGTGGTCTCCGCCGTGCTCACGGCCTACGTCCAGGCCCTCGGGCTGACCTTCCCCGAGGTCTTCGACGGCTACCGCCACTGGGTGGTCGGCTCGCTCGGCGGCCGCGACTTCGACGTGGTGGTCTCCGTCCTGCCGGTCGTGGTCGTGGGAGCAGCCCTGGGCCTGGCCGTCTCCGGCGGGCTCAACGCCCTGGCCCTGGGCGAGGAGGCGGCCGTGGCCACCGGTGCCAATCCCGCGTGGGTGCGTTCGGGCGGACTCATCGCCGCCACCGTGCTGGCCGCCGCCGCCACGGCCGCCGCCGGCCCCATCGCCTTCGTCGGCCTGGCCGTCCCGCACGTGGTGCGCGCCCTGGTGGGCGTGGACTTCCGCGTCCAGGTGCCCTTCGCGCTCCTGGCCGGCCCGACCCTGCTCCTGGCGGCCGACGTCGTGGCGCGCACGATCGTGCGCCCCACCGAGCTCATGGTCGGGGTCGTCACCGCCTTCGTGGGCGCCCCCGTCCTGTTGTACGCCGTCCGCCGCATGCGGGAGACCACATGA
- a CDS encoding iron-siderophore ABC transporter substrate-binding protein, producing MDSTLRRVGGLGLTTLLALGLTACGADSAEDTGSEGGGTADGAFPVSIDSALGTAEIPERPERVVTLGQGSAETSIALGVVPVGIESYEWGSDDTGYLPWIHEAVTESGEELPTQFAGADDIDFEAIIELEPDVILAPWSGVTQEQYDVLTDIAPTVAYPDLPWSTDWDQQIEIIGEALGKPEEATGLIEGIEDRFAETAEANPHFADLTFSYVYTDGPGTLGVFLPDEQRVAMVRGLGLTVDPVVEDLPETEGTDSAVIGLENADTIADSDLVFTFYSDPETRAEIESQDLYAAIPAIERGSVVASDDTSFVTASSIINPLTVPWVVERYVPLIDEAAEQLD from the coding sequence ATGGACTCCACCCTCCGCCGCGTCGGCGGCCTCGGACTGACCACCCTCCTGGCCCTGGGCCTGACCGCCTGCGGCGCGGACAGCGCGGAGGACACCGGGAGCGAGGGCGGCGGCACCGCCGACGGGGCCTTCCCGGTGAGCATCGACAGCGCCCTGGGCACCGCCGAGATCCCCGAGCGGCCCGAGCGCGTGGTCACCCTCGGCCAGGGCTCGGCCGAGACCTCGATCGCCCTCGGCGTGGTGCCCGTGGGCATCGAGAGCTACGAGTGGGGCAGCGACGACACCGGCTACCTTCCCTGGATCCACGAGGCGGTCACCGAGTCGGGCGAGGAGCTGCCCACGCAGTTCGCCGGAGCCGACGACATCGACTTCGAGGCGATCATCGAGCTCGAACCCGACGTCATCCTCGCCCCCTGGTCGGGTGTCACCCAGGAGCAGTACGACGTCCTGACCGATATCGCCCCCACGGTCGCCTACCCCGACCTGCCCTGGAGCACCGACTGGGACCAGCAGATCGAGATCATCGGCGAGGCGCTCGGCAAGCCCGAGGAGGCCACCGGGCTCATCGAGGGCATCGAGGACCGGTTCGCCGAGACCGCCGAGGCCAACCCGCACTTCGCCGACCTGACCTTCTCCTACGTCTACACCGACGGCCCCGGCACGCTCGGCGTGTTCCTGCCCGACGAACAGCGCGTGGCCATGGTGCGCGGGCTCGGCCTCACCGTCGACCCCGTCGTGGAGGACCTGCCCGAGACCGAGGGCACCGACTCGGCCGTCATCGGCCTGGAGAACGCCGACACCATCGCCGACAGCGACCTGGTCTTCACCTTCTACTCCGACCCCGAGACCCGCGCCGAGATCGAGTCGCAGGACCTGTACGCCGCCATCCCCGCCATCGAGCGCGGCTCCGTGGTCGCCAGTGACGACACCTCCTTCGTCACCGCCTCCTCCATCATCAACCCGCTGACCGTCCCGTGGGTGGTCGAGCGCTACGTCCCCCTCATCGACGAGGCCGCCGAGCAGCTCGACTGA
- a CDS encoding cyclase family protein produces the protein MCVNGTGETVRARTSGTEASAPPAPPAGQRPVGYRRVADLSHVVSPSMPTFDPEKPRREAVDPPLADGAFGFFQQRWTLLEHTGTHLDAPGHVVGGGRLVPDIRPEELVVPVAVIDIRDRARQDPDTVVTVDDLLAHEQRHGPIPSGAAVLMHSGWSRHWERGDEAVRGVAADDSWHFPGFGPEACEFLVSRRAVTGVGVDTLSTDPGASSDFPAHEVIGRADRWGLEALTGLDRIPPTGATLMVGVFPGEDASGGPSRVLALW, from the coding sequence ATGTGTGTGAACGGGACCGGTGAGACCGTCCGAGCGCGGACCAGTGGGACGGAGGCGAGCGCACCGCCCGCCCCTCCGGCCGGGCAGCGGCCCGTCGGCTACCGGCGGGTGGCCGACCTCAGCCACGTGGTGTCACCGTCGATGCCCACGTTCGATCCGGAGAAGCCGCGGCGGGAGGCGGTCGACCCGCCGCTCGCCGACGGGGCGTTCGGCTTCTTCCAGCAGCGCTGGACCCTCCTGGAGCACACCGGCACCCACCTGGACGCGCCGGGCCACGTGGTCGGCGGCGGACGGCTGGTCCCGGACATCCGGCCGGAGGAGCTGGTGGTCCCCGTCGCGGTGATCGACATCAGGGACCGCGCACGGCAGGACCCGGACACGGTGGTGACGGTGGACGACCTCCTCGCCCACGAACAGCGGCACGGACCCATCCCCTCGGGGGCGGCCGTGCTGATGCACTCGGGGTGGAGCCGGCACTGGGAGCGGGGCGACGAGGCCGTGCGGGGCGTCGCGGCGGACGACTCGTGGCACTTCCCGGGCTTCGGGCCGGAGGCCTGCGAGTTCCTGGTCTCCCGGCGGGCGGTCACCGGCGTGGGGGTGGACACGCTCAGCACGGACCCGGGCGCCTCGTCGGACTTCCCCGCCCACGAGGTCATCGGTCGCGCGGACCGCTGGGGACTGGAGGCGCTGACGGGCCTGGACCGGATTCCGCCGACCGGCGCGACCCTGATGGTGGGAGTCTTCCCCGGCGAGGACGCCTCAGGCGGCCCCAGCCGCGTCCTCGCCCTCTGGTGA